From a single Opisthocomus hoazin isolate bOpiHoa1 chromosome 6, bOpiHoa1.hap1, whole genome shotgun sequence genomic region:
- the PRKAB2 gene encoding 5'-AMP-activated protein kinase subunit beta-2 isoform X2: protein MGNTTSERVSGERHGSKSHRSDGSGAPHPAKEHPHKIMVGSTDDPSVFSSHDSKIPGDKEFVSWQPDLEESVKPSQQARPTVIRWADGGKEVFISGSFNNWSTKIPLIKSHNDFVAILDLPEGEHQYKFFVDGQWVHDPSEPVVTSQMGTINNLIHVKKSDFEVFDALKVDSLESSETSDLSSSPPGPYGQEMYVYRPEERFKSPPILPPHLLQVILNKDTNISCDPALLPEPNHVMLNHLYALSIKDGVMVLSATHRYKKKYVTTLLYKPI from the exons ATGGGGAACACCACCAGTGAGCGAGTGTCTGGGGAGCGCCATGGCTCCAAGTCCCACCGCTCAGACGGCTccggtgccccccacccagccaAGGAGCACCCACACAAGATCATGGTGGGCAGCACCGACGACCCCAGTGTTTTCAGCTCCCATGACTCCAAG ATTCCTGGGGACAAGGAGTTTGTGTCATGGCAGCCAGACCTGGAGGAGTCGGTGAAACCATCCCAACAAGCTCGTCCCACTGTCATCcgctgggctgatggaggcaaAGAGGTCTTCATCTCCGGATCGTTCAACAACTGGAGCACCAAGATCCCGCTCATCAAGAG CCACAACGACTTTGTCGCTATCCTGGACCTCCCCGAAGGAGAGCACCAGTACAAGTTCTTTGTGGATGGCCAGTGGGTCCACGACCCGTCTGAG CCTGTGGTCACCAGCCAGATGGGGACGATTAATAACCTGATTCATGTCAAGAAGTCTGACTTTGAGGTGTTCGATGCTTTGAAGGTGGATTCCCTGGAGAGCTCCGAAACCTCAG ACTTATCAAGCTCACCCCCTGGTCCTTACGGCCAAGAGATGTACGTATACCGGCCTGAGGAGCGCTTCAAATCCCCACCCATCCTCCCACCTCACCTCCTTCAGGTTATTCTCAACAAGGACACCAACATCTCG TGTGACCCAGCACTGCTGCCCGAACCCAACCATGTCATGCTCAATCACCTCTACGCGCTCTCCATCAAG GATGGCGTGATGGTGCTCAGTGCCACGCACCGCTACAAGAAGAAGTACGTCACCACGCTACTGTACAAGCCCATCTGA
- the LOC142358787 gene encoding flavin-containing monooxygenase 5-like isoform X3: MAARRVAIIGAGASGLCALKCCLDEGLAPTCFERSGDIGGLWRFEELPEEGRASIYRSVIINTSKEMMCFSDFPIPEDFPNYMHNSKIMEYFRMYARRFDLLRHIRFRTSVCRVSKRPDFATTGQWEVVTESEGKQEVAVFDAVLVCTGHHTEPHLPLSTFPGLEKFEGWYLHSRDYKSPQSFSGKRVVVVGTGNSGVDIAVELSHAAKQVFLSTKRGTWVLHRVADGGYPFDFCYISRFTQLLRSLLPHNASNFLVERKLNARFNHALYGLQPRHRALDQHPTINDDLPNRIISGRVLVKPNVQEFTETSAIFEDGTREDIDAVVFATGYSFSFPFLEGCAKVVENQIPLYKFMFLPDLEKPTLAFIGLIQPLGAIMPAAELQCRWATRVFKD, encoded by the exons ATGGCTGCCCGGCGAGTCGCCATCATCGGGGCTGGCGCCTCTGGCCTGTGCGCCCTGAAATGCTGCCTGGATGAGGGGCTGGCGCCCACCTGCTTCGAGAGGAGCGGGGACATCGGGGGGCTCTGGCGCTTTGAG GAGCTCCCCGAGGAGGGCCGCGCCAGCATCTACCGCTCCGTCATCATCAACACCTCCAAGGAGATGATGTGCTTCAGCGACTTCCCCATCCCCGAGGATTTCCCCAACTACATGCACAACTCCAAGATCATGGAGTACTTCCGCATGTACGCCCGGCGCTTCGACCTGCTCCGCCACATCCGCTTCAGG ACCAGCGTGTGCCGCGTGTCCAAGCGCCCTGACTTCGCCACCACGGGCCAGTGGGAGGTGGTGACAGAGAGCGAGGGGAAGCAGGAGGTGGCTGTCTTCGACGCCGTGCTGGTGTGCACCGGGCACCACACCGAGCCGCACCTCCCGCTGAGCACCTTCCCAG GGCTGGAAAAGTTTGAGGGCTGGTACCTGCACAGCCGGGACTACAAGAGCCCGCAGTCCTTTTCGGGGAAGCGGGTGGTCGTGGTCGGCACTGGGAATTCAGGCGTCGACATCGCAGTGGAGCTGAGCCACGCAGCCAAGCAG gTCTTCCTCAGCACCAAGCGCGGGACGTGGGTGCTGCACCGGGTGGCGGACGGTGGGTACCCCTTCGACTTCTGCTACATCAGCCGCTTCACCCAGCTCCTCCGCAGCCTGCTGCCCCACAACGCCAGCAACTTTCTGGTGGAGAGGAAGCTGAACGCCCGCTTCAATCACGCACTCTACGGCCTCCAGCCCCGGCACCG GGCCCTTGACCAGCACCCGACCATCAACGACGACCTGCCCAACCGCATCATTTCGGGACGGGTGCTGGTGAAGCCGAACGTCCAGGAGTTCACGGAGACGTCTGCCATCTTTGAGGACGGCACCAGGGAAGACATAGACGCCGTGGTCTTCGCCACGGGAtacagcttctccttccccttccttgaGGGCTGCGCCAAGGTGGTGGAGAACCAGATCCCCCTCTACAAATTCATGTTCCTTCCCGACCTGGAGAAGCCGACGCTGGCTTTCATCGGCCTCATCCAGCCCCTGGGTGCCATCATGCCCGCGGCCGAGCTCCAGTGTCGCTGGGCCACCCGCGTCTTCAAGG actga
- the PRKAB2 gene encoding 5'-AMP-activated protein kinase subunit beta-2 isoform X1, with translation MGNTTSERVSGERHGSKSHRSDGSGAPHPAKEHPHKIMVGSTDDPSVFSSHDSKIPGDKEFVSWQPDLEESVKPSQQARPTVIRWADGGKEVFISGSFNNWSTKIPLIKSHNDFVAILDLPEGEHQYKFFVDGQWVHDPSEPVVTSQMGTINNLIHVKKSDFEVFDALKVDSLESSETSGRDLSSSPPGPYGQEMYVYRPEERFKSPPILPPHLLQVILNKDTNISCDPALLPEPNHVMLNHLYALSIKDGVMVLSATHRYKKKYVTTLLYKPI, from the exons ATGGGGAACACCACCAGTGAGCGAGTGTCTGGGGAGCGCCATGGCTCCAAGTCCCACCGCTCAGACGGCTccggtgccccccacccagccaAGGAGCACCCACACAAGATCATGGTGGGCAGCACCGACGACCCCAGTGTTTTCAGCTCCCATGACTCCAAG ATTCCTGGGGACAAGGAGTTTGTGTCATGGCAGCCAGACCTGGAGGAGTCGGTGAAACCATCCCAACAAGCTCGTCCCACTGTCATCcgctgggctgatggaggcaaAGAGGTCTTCATCTCCGGATCGTTCAACAACTGGAGCACCAAGATCCCGCTCATCAAGAG CCACAACGACTTTGTCGCTATCCTGGACCTCCCCGAAGGAGAGCACCAGTACAAGTTCTTTGTGGATGGCCAGTGGGTCCACGACCCGTCTGAG CCTGTGGTCACCAGCCAGATGGGGACGATTAATAACCTGATTCATGTCAAGAAGTCTGACTTTGAGGTGTTCGATGCTTTGAAGGTGGATTCCCTGGAGAGCTCCGAAACCTCAGGTCGGG ACTTATCAAGCTCACCCCCTGGTCCTTACGGCCAAGAGATGTACGTATACCGGCCTGAGGAGCGCTTCAAATCCCCACCCATCCTCCCACCTCACCTCCTTCAGGTTATTCTCAACAAGGACACCAACATCTCG TGTGACCCAGCACTGCTGCCCGAACCCAACCATGTCATGCTCAATCACCTCTACGCGCTCTCCATCAAG GATGGCGTGATGGTGCTCAGTGCCACGCACCGCTACAAGAAGAAGTACGTCACCACGCTACTGTACAAGCCCATCTGA
- the LOC142358787 gene encoding flavin-containing monooxygenase 5-like isoform X1, which produces MAARRVAIIGAGASGLCALKCCLDEGLAPTCFERSGDIGGLWRFEELPEEGRASIYRSVIINTSKEMMCFSDFPIPEDFPNYMHNSKIMEYFRMYARRFDLLRHIRFRTSVCRVSKRPDFATTGQWEVVTESEGKQEVAVFDAVLVCTGHHTEPHLPLSTFPGLEKFEGWYLHSRDYKSPQSFSGKRVVVVGTGNSGVDIAVELSHAAKQVFLSTKRGTWVLHRVADGGYPFDFCYISRFTQLLRSLLPHNASNFLVERKLNARFNHALYGLQPRHRALDQHPTINDDLPNRIISGRVLVKPNVQEFTETSAIFEDGTREDIDAVVFATGYSFSFPFLEGCAKVVENQIPLYKFMFLPDLEKPTLAFIGLIQPLGAIMPAAELQCRWATRVFKGLQDLPPSADMLADIAQTKEKMAERYVKSQRHTIQVDYIPYMDELACQVGVKPSLLTLFLTDPKLALEVTFGPCTPYQYRLRGPGAWPGAREAILTQRQRIIKPLQTRAGDRPARSSTVPHIFKVFFSIGLIAATLVYVLLSP; this is translated from the exons ATGGCTGCCCGGCGAGTCGCCATCATCGGGGCTGGCGCCTCTGGCCTGTGCGCCCTGAAATGCTGCCTGGATGAGGGGCTGGCGCCCACCTGCTTCGAGAGGAGCGGGGACATCGGGGGGCTCTGGCGCTTTGAG GAGCTCCCCGAGGAGGGCCGCGCCAGCATCTACCGCTCCGTCATCATCAACACCTCCAAGGAGATGATGTGCTTCAGCGACTTCCCCATCCCCGAGGATTTCCCCAACTACATGCACAACTCCAAGATCATGGAGTACTTCCGCATGTACGCCCGGCGCTTCGACCTGCTCCGCCACATCCGCTTCAGG ACCAGCGTGTGCCGCGTGTCCAAGCGCCCTGACTTCGCCACCACGGGCCAGTGGGAGGTGGTGACAGAGAGCGAGGGGAAGCAGGAGGTGGCTGTCTTCGACGCCGTGCTGGTGTGCACCGGGCACCACACCGAGCCGCACCTCCCGCTGAGCACCTTCCCAG GGCTGGAAAAGTTTGAGGGCTGGTACCTGCACAGCCGGGACTACAAGAGCCCGCAGTCCTTTTCGGGGAAGCGGGTGGTCGTGGTCGGCACTGGGAATTCAGGCGTCGACATCGCAGTGGAGCTGAGCCACGCAGCCAAGCAG gTCTTCCTCAGCACCAAGCGCGGGACGTGGGTGCTGCACCGGGTGGCGGACGGTGGGTACCCCTTCGACTTCTGCTACATCAGCCGCTTCACCCAGCTCCTCCGCAGCCTGCTGCCCCACAACGCCAGCAACTTTCTGGTGGAGAGGAAGCTGAACGCCCGCTTCAATCACGCACTCTACGGCCTCCAGCCCCGGCACCG GGCCCTTGACCAGCACCCGACCATCAACGACGACCTGCCCAACCGCATCATTTCGGGACGGGTGCTGGTGAAGCCGAACGTCCAGGAGTTCACGGAGACGTCTGCCATCTTTGAGGACGGCACCAGGGAAGACATAGACGCCGTGGTCTTCGCCACGGGAtacagcttctccttccccttccttgaGGGCTGCGCCAAGGTGGTGGAGAACCAGATCCCCCTCTACAAATTCATGTTCCTTCCCGACCTGGAGAAGCCGACGCTGGCTTTCATCGGCCTCATCCAGCCCCTGGGTGCCATCATGCCCGCGGCCGAGCTCCAGTGTCGCTGGGCCACCCGCGTCTTCAAGG ggctgcaggaccTGCCGCCGTCTGCCGACATGCTGGCTGACATCGCGCAAACCAAGGAGAAAATGGCCGAGCG GTATGTGAAGAGCCAGCGGCACACCATCCAGGTGGATTACATCCCCTACATGGACGAGCTCGCCTGCCAAGTGGGGGTCAAGCCCAGCCTGCTCACCCTCTTCCTCACCGACCCCAAGCTGGCGCTGGAGGTGACCTTCGGGCCCTGCACGCCGTACCAGTACCGCCTGCGGGGCCCGGGCGCGTGGCCGGGCGCCAGGGAGGCCATCCTCACCCAGCGCCAGCGTATCATCAAGCCCCTGCAAACCAGAGCCGGGGACCGTCCTGCCCGCTCCAGCACCGTGCCCCACATCTTCAAGGTCTTCTTCAGCATCGGTTTGATAGCGGCCACTCTTGTCTATGTCTTGCTCTCTCCTTAA
- the LOC142358787 gene encoding flavin-containing monooxygenase 5-like isoform X2: protein MAARRVAIIGAGASGLCALKCCLDEGLAPTCFERSGDIGGLWRFEELPEEGRASIYRSVIINTSKEMMCFSDFPIPEDFPNYMHNSKIMEYFRMYARRFDLLRHIRFRTSVCRVSKRPDFATTGQWEVVTESEGKQEVAVFDAVLVCTGHHTEPHLPLSTFPGLEKFEGWYLHSRDYKSPQSFSGKRVVVVGTGNSGVDIAVELSHAAKQVFLSTKRGTWVLHRVADGGYPFDFCYISRFTQLLRSLLPHNASNFLVERKLNARFNHALYGLQPRHRALDQHPTINDDLPNRIISGRVLVKPNVQEFTETSAIFEDGTREDIDAVVFATGYSFSFPFLEGCAKVVENQIPLYKFMFLPDLEKPTLAFIGLIQPLGAIMPAAELQCRWATRVFKV from the exons ATGGCTGCCCGGCGAGTCGCCATCATCGGGGCTGGCGCCTCTGGCCTGTGCGCCCTGAAATGCTGCCTGGATGAGGGGCTGGCGCCCACCTGCTTCGAGAGGAGCGGGGACATCGGGGGGCTCTGGCGCTTTGAG GAGCTCCCCGAGGAGGGCCGCGCCAGCATCTACCGCTCCGTCATCATCAACACCTCCAAGGAGATGATGTGCTTCAGCGACTTCCCCATCCCCGAGGATTTCCCCAACTACATGCACAACTCCAAGATCATGGAGTACTTCCGCATGTACGCCCGGCGCTTCGACCTGCTCCGCCACATCCGCTTCAGG ACCAGCGTGTGCCGCGTGTCCAAGCGCCCTGACTTCGCCACCACGGGCCAGTGGGAGGTGGTGACAGAGAGCGAGGGGAAGCAGGAGGTGGCTGTCTTCGACGCCGTGCTGGTGTGCACCGGGCACCACACCGAGCCGCACCTCCCGCTGAGCACCTTCCCAG GGCTGGAAAAGTTTGAGGGCTGGTACCTGCACAGCCGGGACTACAAGAGCCCGCAGTCCTTTTCGGGGAAGCGGGTGGTCGTGGTCGGCACTGGGAATTCAGGCGTCGACATCGCAGTGGAGCTGAGCCACGCAGCCAAGCAG gTCTTCCTCAGCACCAAGCGCGGGACGTGGGTGCTGCACCGGGTGGCGGACGGTGGGTACCCCTTCGACTTCTGCTACATCAGCCGCTTCACCCAGCTCCTCCGCAGCCTGCTGCCCCACAACGCCAGCAACTTTCTGGTGGAGAGGAAGCTGAACGCCCGCTTCAATCACGCACTCTACGGCCTCCAGCCCCGGCACCG GGCCCTTGACCAGCACCCGACCATCAACGACGACCTGCCCAACCGCATCATTTCGGGACGGGTGCTGGTGAAGCCGAACGTCCAGGAGTTCACGGAGACGTCTGCCATCTTTGAGGACGGCACCAGGGAAGACATAGACGCCGTGGTCTTCGCCACGGGAtacagcttctccttccccttccttgaGGGCTGCGCCAAGGTGGTGGAGAACCAGATCCCCCTCTACAAATTCATGTTCCTTCCCGACCTGGAGAAGCCGACGCTGGCTTTCATCGGCCTCATCCAGCCCCTGGGTGCCATCATGCCCGCGGCCGAGCTCCAGTGTCGCTGGGCCACCCGCGTCTTCAAGG tttaa